One part of the Streptomyces lydicus genome encodes these proteins:
- a CDS encoding M16 family metallopeptidase has protein sequence MGHTATEQAGSGGLTATEHRLANGLRVVLSEDHLTPVAAVCLWYDVGSRHEVKGRTGLAHLFEHLMFQGSAQVTGNGHFELVQGAGGSLNGTTSFERTNYFETMPAHELELALWLEADRMGSLLTALDEESLENQRDVVKNERRQRYDNVPYGTAFEKLTAMAYPEGHPYHHTPIGSMADLDAASLEDARAFFRTYYAPNNAVLSVVGDIDPEQTLAWIEKYFGSIAGHDGKQPPRDGALPETMGGELREVVEEDVPSRALMAAYRLPHDGTREADAADLALTVLGGGESSRLYNRLVRRDRSAVTAGFGLLRLAGAPSLGWLDVKTSGGVEVPGIERAVDEELARFAAEGPTPEEMERAQAQLEREWLDRLATVSGRADELCRYAVLFGDPQLALSAVQRVLDITPEEVQAVAKARLRPDNRAVLVYEPTDAADTEEGEADQ, from the coding sequence ATGGGTCACACGGCCACAGAACAAGCCGGCTCCGGCGGCCTGACAGCGACCGAGCACCGGCTGGCCAACGGCCTGCGCGTGGTGCTCTCCGAAGACCACCTGACCCCGGTCGCAGCGGTCTGCCTGTGGTACGACGTCGGCTCCCGCCACGAGGTCAAGGGCCGTACGGGCCTGGCTCACCTCTTCGAGCACCTGATGTTCCAGGGCTCCGCGCAGGTGACGGGCAACGGCCACTTCGAGCTCGTCCAGGGCGCCGGCGGGTCGCTCAACGGCACCACGAGCTTCGAGCGCACCAACTACTTCGAGACGATGCCCGCCCACGAGCTGGAGCTCGCGCTCTGGCTGGAGGCGGACCGGATGGGCTCGCTGCTGACCGCGCTCGACGAGGAGTCGCTGGAGAACCAGCGCGACGTCGTCAAGAACGAGCGCCGCCAGCGCTACGACAACGTCCCCTACGGCACGGCCTTCGAGAAGCTGACGGCCATGGCGTACCCGGAGGGCCACCCGTACCACCACACGCCCATCGGGTCGATGGCCGACCTGGACGCCGCCTCCCTGGAGGACGCGCGGGCGTTCTTCCGCACCTACTACGCGCCGAACAACGCCGTCCTGTCGGTCGTCGGCGACATCGACCCCGAGCAGACGCTGGCCTGGATCGAGAAGTACTTCGGCTCGATCGCCGGGCACGACGGCAAGCAGCCGCCGCGGGACGGCGCGCTGCCGGAGACCATGGGCGGCGAGCTGCGCGAGGTCGTCGAGGAGGACGTGCCCTCCCGCGCCCTGATGGCGGCCTACCGCCTGCCGCACGACGGCACCCGTGAGGCGGACGCCGCCGACCTCGCGCTGACCGTCCTGGGCGGCGGCGAGTCCTCCCGCCTGTACAACCGCCTGGTGCGCCGCGACCGCAGCGCCGTGACCGCCGGCTTCGGCCTGCTCCGGCTGGCCGGCGCGCCCTCGCTGGGCTGGCTGGACGTCAAGACGTCCGGCGGGGTGGAGGTCCCCGGCATCGAGCGCGCGGTCGACGAGGAGCTGGCGCGTTTCGCCGCCGAGGGCCCGACCCCGGAGGAGATGGAGCGGGCCCAGGCCCAGCTGGAGCGCGAGTGGCTGGACCGGCTGGCCACGGTCAGCGGCCGCGCCGACGAACTGTGCCGCTACGCCGTCCTGTTCGGCGACCCGCAGCTCGCGCTGAGCGCCGTGCAGCGCGTCCTGGACATCACACCGGAGGAGGTGCAGGCGGTCGCCAAGGCCCGGCTGCGCCCCGACAACCGCGCGGTGCTGGTCTACGAGCCGACCGACGCCGCCGACACCGAGGAAGGGGAGGCGGACCAGTGA
- a CDS encoding citrate synthase/methylcitrate synthase — translation MPIAEANAPIDAPRGLAGVIVTETRLGDVRGREGFYHYRQYSAVELATSRSFEDVWYLMFHGELPDAAQLAAFRAETAALRPLPDAVRDALPALAGAGALAGPLAGLRTALSLFGASLGFRPLYDIDADRRRADALTVCAAVPTLLTALHRLGRGLQPVAPRADLGHAANYLYMLTGEEPEPAQVRAIEAYLISTIDHGFNASTFTARVITSTGADLAACLVGAVGALSGPLHGGAPSRALDMLDAIGTPDRIDDWIRDRVLGGDRIMGFGHSVYRTEDPRSRMLRGVAEGFGGPLVEFAVQVETRVEELLAELKPGRELHTNVELYAGVVMELCGLPREMFTPTFCAARVIGWSANVLEQAEDSKIIRPAARYVGPPPPQPLPVVAPR, via the coding sequence ATGCCGATCGCAGAGGCGAACGCACCCATCGACGCGCCCCGCGGACTTGCCGGGGTCATCGTCACCGAGACCCGGCTGGGCGACGTCAGGGGCCGCGAGGGCTTCTACCACTACCGCCAGTACTCCGCCGTCGAGCTGGCCACGAGCCGCAGCTTCGAGGACGTCTGGTACCTGATGTTCCACGGCGAGCTGCCCGACGCGGCACAGCTGGCGGCCTTCCGGGCCGAGACCGCCGCGCTGCGCCCGCTGCCCGACGCCGTACGCGACGCACTGCCCGCGCTCGCCGGCGCCGGTGCGCTCGCCGGCCCGCTGGCCGGACTGCGTACGGCCCTCTCACTGTTCGGCGCGTCGCTCGGCTTCCGCCCGCTGTACGACATCGACGCCGACCGGCGCCGGGCCGACGCGCTGACCGTCTGCGCCGCCGTGCCGACTCTGCTCACCGCGCTGCACCGCCTCGGCCGGGGCCTGCAGCCGGTGGCGCCCCGCGCGGATCTCGGCCACGCCGCCAACTACCTCTACATGCTCACCGGCGAGGAACCGGAGCCCGCGCAGGTGCGCGCGATCGAGGCGTATCTGATCTCCACCATCGACCACGGTTTCAACGCCTCGACCTTCACCGCCCGCGTCATCACCTCCACCGGCGCCGACCTCGCGGCCTGTCTCGTGGGTGCCGTCGGCGCGCTCTCCGGACCGTTGCACGGCGGCGCGCCCAGCCGCGCGCTGGACATGCTCGACGCCATCGGCACCCCCGACCGCATCGACGACTGGATCCGCGACCGCGTGCTGGGCGGCGACCGCATCATGGGCTTCGGCCACTCCGTCTACCGCACCGAGGACCCGCGCTCCCGGATGCTGCGCGGTGTCGCCGAGGGGTTCGGGGGACCGCTGGTGGAGTTCGCGGTCCAGGTGGAGACCCGGGTCGAGGAGCTGCTGGCCGAACTCAAGCCGGGCCGTGAGCTGCACACGAACGTGGAGCTCTACGCGGGCGTCGTCATGGAGCTGTGCGGACTGCCGAGGGAGATGTTCACGCCCACCTTCTGCGCGGCCCGGGTGATCGGCTGGAGCGCCAACGTCCTGGAACAGGCCGAGGATTCGAAGATCATCCGGCCGGCGGCGCGGTACGTCGGGCCGCCCCCGCCGCAGCCGCTGCCCGTGGTGGCGCCCCGCTAG
- a CDS encoding DNA gyrase/topoisomerase IV subunit A, with translation MARRSTKTPPPDDFEERILDIDVVDEMQGSFLEYAYSVIYSRALPDARDGLKPVHRRILYQMNEMGLRPERGYVKCARVVGEVMGKLHPHGDASIYDALVRMAQPFSMRVPLVDGHGNFGSLGNDDPPAAMRYTECRMASATSLMTESIDEDTVDFAPNYDGQEKEPVALPAAYPNLLVNGASGIAVGMATNMPPHNLGEVIAAARHLIKHPNADLDTLMRFVPGPDLPTGGRIVGLGGVRDAYEKGRGTFKIRATVTVENVTARRKGLVVTELPFTVGPEKVISKIKDLVGSKKLQGIADVKDLTDREHGLRLVIEVKNGFNPEAVLEQLYKLTPMEESFGINNVALVDGQPLTLGLKELLEVYVDHRFDVVRRRSEFRRTKRRDRLHLVEGLLTALVDIDEVIRLIRSSENSAQAKERLIERFSLSDIQTQYILDTPLRRLTKFDRIELESERDRLQDEIEKLTRILESDAELRKLVSNELAAVAKQYGTDRRTVLLESAGTTVGAVPLEVADDPCRVLLSSTGLLARTVTGEVPFDADAKRVKHDVIISAVPATTRGEVGAVTSLGRLLRLSVVDLPQLPETAAAPSLSGGAPVPEFLSLQEGEELICLTTLDESSPGLALGTEQGVVKRVVPDYPANKEELEVITLKEGDRIIGAAELRTGEEDLVFLTDEAQLLRFPASQVRPQGRPAGGMAGIKLGEGAKVIAFSAVDPAGEAMVFTVAGSHGTLDDSVATAKLTPFDQYPRKGRATGGVRCHRFLKGEECLTLAWAGSAPVRAADAKGAPVPLPEPDPRRDGSGVPLTKPVAVLAGPV, from the coding sequence ATGGCCCGCCGCAGCACGAAGACCCCGCCGCCGGACGACTTCGAGGAGAGGATCCTCGACATCGACGTCGTCGACGAGATGCAGGGTTCCTTCCTCGAGTACGCGTATTCGGTCATCTACTCGCGCGCCCTGCCGGACGCCCGCGACGGCCTCAAGCCCGTGCACCGACGCATCCTCTACCAGATGAACGAGATGGGCCTGCGCCCGGAGCGCGGCTACGTCAAGTGCGCCCGGGTCGTCGGCGAGGTGATGGGTAAGCTCCACCCGCACGGCGACGCGTCCATCTACGACGCCCTGGTGCGCATGGCGCAGCCGTTCTCGATGCGGGTACCGCTGGTGGACGGCCACGGAAACTTCGGCTCCCTGGGCAACGACGACCCGCCGGCCGCCATGCGGTACACGGAGTGCCGGATGGCGTCGGCGACGTCCCTGATGACCGAGTCCATCGACGAGGACACCGTCGACTTCGCGCCGAACTACGACGGCCAGGAGAAGGAGCCGGTCGCCCTCCCCGCCGCGTACCCGAACCTCCTGGTCAACGGCGCGTCCGGCATCGCCGTCGGCATGGCGACGAACATGCCGCCGCACAACCTCGGCGAGGTCATCGCCGCGGCCCGCCACCTGATCAAGCACCCCAACGCCGACCTCGACACGCTGATGCGCTTCGTGCCGGGACCCGACCTGCCGACCGGCGGCCGGATCGTGGGCCTGGGCGGCGTCCGGGACGCGTACGAGAAGGGCCGCGGCACGTTCAAGATCCGCGCGACGGTCACGGTGGAGAACGTCACCGCCCGCCGCAAGGGCCTGGTCGTCACGGAACTCCCCTTCACGGTCGGCCCCGAGAAGGTCATCTCCAAGATCAAGGACCTGGTCGGCTCCAAGAAGCTCCAGGGCATCGCGGACGTCAAGGACCTCACGGACCGCGAGCACGGCCTGCGGCTGGTGATCGAGGTCAAGAACGGCTTCAACCCCGAGGCCGTCCTGGAGCAGCTCTACAAGCTGACGCCGATGGAGGAGTCCTTCGGCATCAACAACGTCGCGCTGGTGGACGGCCAGCCGCTGACGCTGGGCCTCAAGGAGCTGCTGGAGGTCTACGTCGACCACCGCTTCGACGTGGTGCGGCGGCGCAGCGAGTTCCGGCGCACCAAGCGGCGCGACCGGCTCCACCTGGTGGAGGGCCTGCTGACGGCCCTGGTGGACATCGACGAGGTGATCCGCCTGATCCGCTCCAGCGAGAACAGCGCACAGGCCAAGGAACGGCTGATCGAGCGCTTCTCGCTGAGCGACATCCAGACGCAGTACATCCTCGACACCCCGCTGCGCCGGCTGACCAAGTTCGACCGGATCGAGCTGGAGTCGGAGCGTGACCGGCTGCAGGACGAGATCGAGAAGCTGACCCGGATCCTGGAGTCGGACGCGGAGCTGCGCAAGCTGGTCTCCAACGAACTGGCCGCGGTCGCGAAGCAGTACGGCACGGACCGGCGCACGGTCCTGCTGGAGTCGGCGGGCACGACGGTCGGCGCGGTGCCGCTGGAGGTCGCCGACGACCCGTGCCGGGTGCTGCTGTCCTCGACGGGCCTGCTGGCGCGTACGGTCACCGGCGAGGTGCCCTTCGACGCCGACGCCAAGCGCGTCAAGCACGACGTGATCATCTCGGCGGTGCCGGCGACGACCCGCGGCGAGGTGGGCGCGGTGACGTCGCTGGGCCGGCTGCTGCGGCTCTCGGTGGTCGATCTCCCGCAGCTCCCGGAGACCGCCGCGGCGCCCAGCCTCTCCGGTGGCGCGCCGGTCCCGGAGTTCCTGTCCCTCCAGGAGGGCGAGGAGCTGATCTGCCTGACGACGCTGGACGAGTCCTCACCGGGCCTGGCGCTGGGCACGGAGCAGGGCGTCGTCAAGCGGGTGGTGCCCGACTACCCCGCCAACAAGGAGGAGTTGGAGGTCATCACCCTCAAGGAGGGCGACCGCATCATCGGTGCCGCCGAGTTGCGCACCGGTGAGGAGGACCTGGTCTTCCTCACCGACGAGGCGCAGCTGCTGCGCTTCCCGGCGTCGCAGGTGCGGCCGCAGGGCCGGCCGGCGGGCGGCATGGCGGGCATCAAGCTGGGTGAGGGCGCGAAGGTGATTGCCTTCTCGGCGGTCGACCCGGCCGGCGAGGCCATGGTGTTCACCGTCGCCGGCTCGCACGGCACGCTCGACGACTCGGTGGCGACGGCCAAGCTCACCCCGTTCGACCAGTACCCGCGCAAGGGCCGGGCGACCGGCGGCGTGCGCTGCCACCGGTTCCTGAAGGGCGAGGAATGTCTGACCCTGGCCTGGGCCGGCTCGGCGCCGGTGCGGGCCGCGGACGCCAAGGGCGCCCCGGTCCCGCTGCCCGAGCCCGACCCGCGGCGGGACGGTTCGGGAGTGCCGTTGACGAAGCCGGTGGCCGTCCTGGCCGGGCCGGTGTAG
- a CDS encoding sucrase ferredoxin, whose protein sequence is MSLCATASLDAAEPLAGTAATARTWLLVEQTGPWGAKALTASHLDPALGRAVEAAAKGTGVRVALIRRPGRHADRHGATRHRLFLAHTAPGRSWIRTTTVADPQAALGLDFAALGAGEHGGLWERYTGEPLVLVCTNGKRDRCCALLGRPLAAELAAAGTEVWEVTHIGGHRFAPTLFVLPYGYAYGRSSLSLAADAVAAARDGRIALDHCRGRSTWDRPAQAADLAVRELLGEDRADVLDVVRTDRVPPQPRPPHAPTRPQDTAPPRGPAPDGSTPPQAPEPAEDTAPPHHTVSHDTAVPGEETPAWTVTVAHADGRSWRVTVEQRADGAPAPASCGAPLAPPARMVVTAVTATADTAALSG, encoded by the coding sequence GTGAGTCTCTGCGCCACCGCTTCCCTTGATGCGGCCGAACCGCTCGCCGGAACCGCGGCCACCGCCCGTACCTGGCTACTCGTCGAGCAGACCGGGCCCTGGGGAGCCAAAGCACTGACGGCCAGCCATCTCGATCCCGCCCTCGGGCGAGCCGTGGAGGCCGCCGCGAAGGGCACGGGCGTCCGTGTCGCCCTCATCCGCAGGCCAGGACGTCACGCCGACCGCCACGGCGCCACCCGGCACCGGCTGTTCCTCGCCCACACCGCCCCGGGACGTTCCTGGATCCGTACGACCACCGTCGCCGATCCGCAGGCGGCCCTCGGGCTGGACTTCGCCGCCCTCGGCGCCGGCGAGCACGGCGGCCTCTGGGAGCGCTATACCGGCGAACCGCTGGTCCTCGTGTGCACCAACGGCAAGCGGGACCGCTGCTGCGCCCTCCTCGGCCGCCCCCTGGCCGCCGAACTCGCCGCCGCCGGAACCGAGGTCTGGGAAGTCACCCACATCGGCGGGCACCGGTTCGCCCCCACACTCTTCGTCCTCCCCTACGGCTACGCCTACGGGCGTTCCTCGCTCTCTCTGGCCGCGGACGCCGTGGCGGCGGCGCGCGATGGCCGTATCGCTCTCGACCACTGCCGCGGCCGCTCGACGTGGGACCGCCCGGCCCAGGCCGCGGACCTCGCGGTCCGTGAACTCCTCGGGGAGGACCGCGCCGACGTCCTCGACGTCGTACGCACCGACCGGGTGCCGCCCCAGCCCCGGCCGCCGCACGCCCCCACCCGGCCCCAGGACACTGCCCCGCCCCGCGGCCCTGCGCCCGACGGCTCCACGCCGCCCCAGGCCCCCGAGCCGGCCGAGGACACGGCACCGCCCCACCACACCGTGTCCCACGACACCGCCGTCCCGGGTGAAGAGACACCCGCCTGGACGGTCACCGTCGCGCACGCCGACGGCCGCTCCTGGCGCGTCACCGTCGAGCAGCGGGCGGACGGCGCGCCGGCACCCGCCAGTTGCGGCGCCCCGCTCGCCCCGCCGGCCCGCATGGTGGTCACGGCTGTCACCGCCACCGCGGACACGGCCGCCTTGTCCGGCTGA
- a CDS encoding CobW family GTP-binding protein — protein sequence MALQQIPVVVLAGFLGSGKTTLLNHLLGAGDGTRIGAVVNDFGSIEIDAMTVAGQVDSMVSLGNGCLCCAVDTSELDTYLERLARPAARIDVIVIEASGLAEPQELIRMILASDNDRIVYGGLIEVVDAAEFDATRARHPELDRHVGIADIVVLNKADRIDGAALQTLRDTLAELAPGRPVICTAYGRVDPELFFDRGAGEDRDAAVRQLSFEDLLREAAANGAPALPAEEHHDGGDGPCGAPEHAAHPDRAHHPDHAGHLHAAYQSVEFTSSEPMHPRRLMDFLDSRPAGLYRIKGFVHFDVPENRQKFALHAVGDFLRFYPAPWPKGEERGTQLVMIGSGVDAPALRKELESCRDTVPSEADVNTMWGVLRYVAAREDEG from the coding sequence TTGGCCCTGCAACAGATCCCGGTCGTCGTGCTCGCCGGCTTCCTCGGGTCGGGCAAGACGACCCTCCTCAACCACCTGCTCGGCGCCGGTGACGGCACCCGTATCGGCGCCGTCGTCAACGACTTCGGCAGCATCGAGATCGACGCGATGACCGTCGCCGGGCAGGTGGACTCGATGGTCTCGCTCGGCAACGGCTGTCTGTGCTGCGCGGTCGACACCAGCGAACTGGACACCTATCTGGAACGGCTGGCCCGTCCCGCCGCCCGGATCGATGTGATCGTCATCGAGGCCAGCGGGCTCGCCGAGCCCCAGGAACTCATCCGGATGATCCTCGCCAGCGACAACGACCGGATCGTCTACGGCGGGCTGATCGAGGTCGTGGACGCCGCCGAGTTCGACGCGACCCGGGCGCGCCACCCCGAACTGGACCGCCATGTGGGCATCGCGGACATCGTGGTGCTCAACAAGGCCGACCGGATCGACGGCGCGGCGCTCCAGACGTTGCGGGACACCCTGGCGGAGCTGGCTCCCGGACGGCCGGTGATCTGCACGGCGTACGGGCGGGTCGATCCCGAGCTTTTCTTCGACCGCGGGGCAGGGGAGGACCGCGACGCGGCGGTACGGCAGCTGTCCTTCGAGGACCTGCTGCGTGAGGCCGCGGCGAACGGGGCCCCCGCCCTGCCCGCCGAGGAGCACCACGACGGCGGCGACGGCCCCTGCGGCGCTCCGGAGCACGCGGCCCACCCGGACCGTGCGCACCACCCGGACCACGCGGGGCATCTCCACGCCGCTTACCAGAGCGTCGAGTTCACCTCGTCCGAGCCGATGCACCCGCGCCGGCTGATGGACTTCCTCGACAGCCGCCCCGCGGGTCTCTACCGGATCAAGGGCTTCGTCCACTTCGACGTCCCGGAGAACCGCCAGAAGTTCGCCCTGCACGCCGTCGGCGACTTCCTGCGCTTCTACCCCGCGCCCTGGCCCAAGGGCGAGGAGCGCGGAACCCAGCTCGTCATGATCGGCAGTGGCGTCGACGCGCCCGCGCTGCGCAAGGAACTGGAGAGCTGCCGGGACACCGTCCCGTCGGAGGCGGACGTGAACACCATGTGGGGCGTCCTGCGGTACGTGGCCGCACGCGAGGACGAGGGCTGA
- a CDS encoding DUF7342 family protein, giving the protein MIDVLVVDDDAQVARINAAYVAKVSDFRVSCVAHSAGEALAALETHPVDLILLDHYLPDGTGLQLVADLRRRGLLTDVIMVTAARDVATVQAAMRHGALQYLVKPFTFAGLRSKLESYAALHRTFADGGQAEQSEVDRIFGALGAANAGPAELPKGHSTATADRVRSVLRSADAPLSAQEVALQAGLSRQTAQRYLKLLERAGRVRLSLRYGETGRPEHRYDWV; this is encoded by the coding sequence ATGATCGACGTACTCGTCGTGGACGACGACGCACAGGTCGCGCGGATCAACGCGGCGTACGTCGCCAAGGTCAGCGACTTCCGGGTCAGTTGTGTCGCGCACAGCGCGGGTGAGGCCCTCGCGGCCCTGGAGACCCACCCCGTCGATCTGATCCTCCTGGACCACTACCTGCCCGACGGAACGGGGCTCCAGTTGGTGGCCGATCTGCGGCGGCGCGGACTGCTCACCGACGTCATCATGGTGACGGCGGCCCGCGACGTGGCGACCGTACAGGCGGCGATGCGGCACGGCGCGCTGCAGTATCTGGTCAAGCCGTTCACCTTCGCGGGCCTGCGCTCCAAGTTGGAGAGCTACGCGGCGCTGCACCGTACGTTCGCCGACGGCGGGCAGGCGGAGCAGTCCGAAGTGGACCGGATCTTCGGCGCGTTGGGCGCGGCCAATGCCGGTCCGGCCGAGCTGCCCAAGGGGCACTCCACCGCGACCGCCGACCGTGTGCGCTCCGTCCTGCGCTCCGCGGACGCCCCGCTCTCGGCCCAGGAAGTCGCCCTTCAGGCGGGGTTGAGCCGGCAGACCGCGCAGCGCTACCTCAAGCTCCTGGAGCGCGCCGGACGGGTGCGTCTGAGCCTCAGGTACGGCGAGACCGGCCGTCCCGAGCATCGTTACGACTGGGTTTGA
- a CDS encoding sensor histidine kinase, whose amino-acid sequence MGEKEASVPRPRATGSSGHAPFPPTAPTAGDTSPGLRLTRPRLGWPRRVFSQVLLVQLAIATGVTALATGLFLAPLSAQLDDQAMRRALAIAQTTAAESRLDDALETSRPSRHGPVQNEAERIRAATGAEYVVIMDKRGVRWSHTDPDEIGHHVSTDPSAALSGKQVMQIDEGTLGRSARGKVPLRDENGKVVGAVSVGIAYESVQQRLLSTVPQLLAYAGGALAVGALAAFLVSRRLQRRTHDLAFSDISALLAEREAMLHGIREGFLALDGRGRIRLMNDEAQRLLDLRPEDTGRPLDAALPPSRTTDVLAGRVSGADLLAVSGQRVLVANRMPTDDGGAVVTLRDRTELERLGRELDGTRGLIDALRAQDHEHANRLHTLLGLLELGLHEEAVEFVTQAVGTHRATAEQVTERIHDPLLAALLVGKATVATERGVSLRIAPATRLPDRLVDPHSLVTVLGNLVDNALDATSGERAAQVEVEVRAEGRTAVVRVSDNGPGVPEARRAEIFTEGWTTKQPPAHGQRGIGLALVRRLAERYGGGAEVGERPGGGAVFTVTVPDALAEELPGPERAPRRDAGAAPPATGQAAATRRAGRAADATEATASTEVPKSGEAGR is encoded by the coding sequence ATGGGCGAGAAGGAAGCTTCGGTTCCGCGCCCGAGAGCCACCGGGTCCTCGGGTCACGCGCCGTTTCCTCCCACCGCGCCGACCGCCGGCGACACGTCCCCCGGACTGCGTCTGACGCGCCCCCGGCTGGGCTGGCCGCGCCGCGTGTTCTCCCAGGTCCTGCTGGTGCAGCTGGCCATCGCGACCGGGGTCACCGCCCTGGCGACCGGGCTGTTCCTCGCCCCGCTCAGCGCCCAGCTCGACGACCAGGCGATGCGCAGGGCACTCGCCATCGCCCAGACCACCGCCGCCGAGTCGCGACTCGACGACGCCCTGGAGACCTCCCGCCCGTCCCGCCACGGCCCCGTTCAGAACGAGGCGGAGCGGATCCGCGCCGCCACCGGGGCCGAATACGTAGTGATCATGGACAAGCGCGGGGTGCGCTGGTCCCACACCGACCCGGACGAGATCGGCCACCACGTCTCCACCGACCCGAGCGCCGCGCTCTCCGGCAAACAGGTCATGCAGATCGACGAGGGCACCCTCGGCCGGTCGGCGCGCGGCAAGGTGCCGCTGCGGGACGAGAACGGCAAGGTCGTCGGCGCCGTCTCGGTCGGCATCGCCTACGAGAGCGTGCAGCAACGGCTGCTGTCCACCGTTCCGCAGCTGCTCGCCTACGCCGGCGGGGCGCTCGCGGTGGGCGCGCTGGCCGCCTTCCTCGTCTCCCGCCGCCTCCAGCGCCGGACCCATGACCTGGCCTTCTCCGACATCTCCGCACTGCTCGCCGAGCGCGAGGCGATGCTGCACGGCATCCGTGAGGGCTTCCTCGCACTCGACGGGCGCGGCCGGATCCGCCTGATGAACGACGAGGCCCAGCGCCTCCTCGACCTGCGCCCCGAGGACACCGGCCGCCCCCTGGACGCGGCCCTGCCACCGTCCCGGACGACCGATGTGCTGGCCGGGCGGGTTTCGGGCGCGGACCTGCTGGCCGTCAGCGGACAGCGGGTCCTGGTCGCGAATCGCATGCCGACCGACGACGGGGGCGCCGTGGTCACCTTGCGCGATCGCACCGAACTGGAGCGGCTGGGCCGCGAACTGGACGGCACGCGTGGCCTGATCGACGCCCTGCGCGCCCAGGACCACGAGCACGCCAACCGGCTGCACACGCTGCTGGGCCTGCTGGAACTGGGCCTGCACGAGGAGGCCGTGGAGTTCGTGACCCAGGCCGTGGGTACGCACCGGGCGACCGCCGAGCAGGTCACCGAGCGGATCCACGATCCGCTGCTGGCCGCCCTGTTGGTGGGCAAGGCCACCGTCGCCACCGAACGGGGCGTCTCCCTGCGCATCGCGCCCGCTACCCGGCTGCCCGACCGTCTGGTCGACCCGCACAGCCTGGTCACCGTGCTCGGCAACCTCGTCGACAACGCCCTGGACGCCACCTCCGGTGAGCGTGCCGCCCAGGTGGAGGTGGAGGTCCGTGCCGAGGGCCGGACCGCCGTCGTGCGCGTCAGCGACAACGGGCCGGGCGTCCCCGAGGCGCGTCGCGCGGAGATCTTCACCGAAGGCTGGACGACCAAGCAGCCGCCCGCCCACGGGCAGCGCGGGATCGGTCTGGCGCTCGTACGGCGGCTCGCCGAGCGCTACGGCGGCGGTGCCGAGGTCGGTGAACGCCCCGGCGGCGGCGCGGTTTTCACGGTGACGGTCCCCGACGCGCTGGCCGAGGAGCTCCCCGGGCCGGAGCGCGCGCCCCGGCGGGACGCGGGCGCGGCTCCCCCCGCCACCGGGCAGGCCGCGGCAACCCGGCGCGCGGGCCGCGCCGCGGACGCCACGGAGGCCACGGCGTCCACAGAGGTCCCGAAGTCCGGGGAGGCCGGGCGATGA